From a single Oreochromis niloticus isolate F11D_XX linkage group LG3, O_niloticus_UMD_NMBU, whole genome shotgun sequence genomic region:
- the LOC109203467 gene encoding uncharacterized protein LOC109203467 — MAWRIFISRCKNILNDCTRRLLIDDVGPDVLQLALRRLETMQRSLQWARGRLINVTAADQLLRDLAELIQEVELSTQHGQQGCFGYQAPVVFNRGRGRSLYLITREQLSFLKSCGFTAPQMADILNVSLPTIRRRLRQYHFTRASMYAELTDSALDEHVQDIVAGNEQTGPEAVRASLRVRGLRVQRRRVRASMLRMNPGAAALRAVLRRPERRTYQVAGPNSLWHIDGNHKLIRWRIVIHGAIDGYSRLVVFLHASNNNRSSTVLSSFIRAVVSYGVPSRVRTDRGGENNAVCLMMNIFRGFDRGSALRGRSTHNQRIERLWGDLWRGMTNVYCDLFHHLEEEGIIDIDNEMHLWALHYIYLPRINRDLKDFTQQWNNHGLRTERHLSPLQIFVQGSLQQQGRASTAMQDIFQTRAAAAAGTIGGTADGSVTATESETTAAQGLGTDSGGGAHGTDELGLLVDWPERINVPDIEFTLDGPMMEQVVELFNPLTGTRGSHGIELISGLIYFLDSTYH; from the exons ATGGCCTGGAGGATTTTCATCTCAAGGTGCAAGAACATTCTTAATGACTGTACACGGCGGCTGCTGATAGACGATGTTGGGCCAGATGTGCTACAGTTAGCGTTAAGGAG GTTGGAGACTATGCAGAGAAGCCTTCAGTGGGCAAGAGGAAGACTGATCAATGTAACTGCAGCAGATCAACTTCTGCGTGACTTGGCTGAATTGATTCAGGAGGTCGAACTGTCTACTCAGCATGGCCAACAAG GCTGTTTTGGATACCAGGCACCAGTGGTTTTCAACAGAGGTAGAGGTAGATCCCTTTACCTTATCACTCGGGAACAGCTTTCATTCCTGAAGTCATGTGGATTCACTGCACCTCAGATGGCTGATATTTTGAATGTTTCACTTCCTACAATTCGAAGACGTCTGCG ACAGTATCATTTCACCCGTGCATCAATGTATGCGGAACTGACTGACAGTGCCTTGGATGAACATGTGCAGGACATTGTTGCTGGCAATGAACAAACTGGTCCTGAGGCTGTCAGAGCCTCCCTGCGAGTACGTGGACTACGTGTACAGCGAAGGAGGGTTCGAGCAAGCATGTTACGGATGAATCCTGGAGCAGCTGCCCTTAGAGCAGTTTTGCGGAGACCAGAACGAAGAACATATCAGGTTGCAGGTCCAAACTCATTGTGGCACATTGATGGAAATCACAAGCTGATAAG GTGGAGGATAGTCATTCATGGGGCTATTGATGGATACAGTCGTCTTGTGGTCTTCCTTCATGCCTCAAACAACAACCGTAGCAGTACCGTTTTATCAAGTTTCATCAGAGCCGTGGTATCCTATGGTGTACCCTCGAGGGTCCGGACAGACAGAGGTGGGGAAAACAATGCTGTCTGCCTGATGAtgaacattttcagaggctttGATCGTGGAAGTGCTCTAAGAGGAAGGAGTACCCATAATCAGAGAATTGAGAGGCTCTGGGGTGATCTGTGGCGAGGAATGACCAATGTCTACTGTGATTTATTTCACCACCTGGAGGAGGAAGGCATCATTGACATTGACAATGAAATGCACCTTTGGGCTCTCCATTACATCTATCTCCCAAGGATCAACAGAGATTTGAAAGACTTCACTCAACAGTGGAACAATCATGGCTTGCGGACAGAGAGACACTTGAGCCCATTACAGATTTTTGTCCAAGGCAGCCTCCAGCAACAGGGCCGAGCCTCAACTGCCATGCAGGACATCTTTCAGACTagagcagcagctgctgctgggacTATTGGTGGGACAGCTGATGGTAGTGTGACAGCCACTGAGAGTGAGACGACTGCTGCTCAGGGCTTAGGTACTGATTCTGGTGGTGGTGCTCATGGTACAGATGAGCTGGGATTGCTGGTCGACTGGCCTGAGAggattaa TGTGCCAGACATTGAATTTACTCTGGACGGACCGATGATGGAGCAAGTGGTAGAACTATTTAATCCACTAACTGGCACCAGAGGGAGTCATGGTATTGAACTCATCTCTGGCTTAATATACTTTCTGGACTCGACATATCACTGA
- the LOC109203475 gene encoding G2/M phase-specific E3 ubiquitin-protein ligase-like: MVETQNSLGIFEGKPGSLLFSYSQQLLSSNKFYMAGKLIAWSIAHNGPGPRCINRHLFCLMCGQKTSLDDFDVEVFMDDDIKQNIEKVSNCSTPEDLADLKSHLGDWIAGCGIPDIYTATLLDVKRIRGEIVSHFAFHRVASMIQQFVAGMDSCGQFWQMVKRCWKQFLPVFTNAGNKLTRNSFQDLFTIGWSPAGSNRREEEEATIFQWEWWLMAIQEQEVDNTFEELLVFITGADLLPPLGFPQSCNIDFYDQEPGMRRIPYASTCSLSLYLPRGVADEDQFKDLMNDALKGSLGFGKV, from the exons ATGGTCGAAACTCAGAATTCCCTAGGGATTTTTGAGGGGAAGCCTGGCAGTCTGCTGTTCAGTTATAGCCAGCAGTTGCTGTCAAGCAACAAGTTTTATATGGCTGGTAAACTGATTGCTTGGTCGATAGCACACAATGGGCCAGGGCCACGGTGTATCAATAGACACCTGTTCTGTTTGATGTGTGGCCAGAAGACATCTCTTGATGACTTTGATGTCGAGGTCTTCATGGACGATGACATTAAACAGAACATAGAAAAG GTTTCCAACTGCAGCACCCCAGAAGACCTGGCAGACTTGAAAAGTCACCTTGGGGACTGGATTGCAGGCTGTGGTATCCCTGACATCTACACTGCCACACTACTTGATGTTAAGAGGATAAGGGGCGAGATTGTATCTCATTTTGCGTTTCACAG GGTTGCCAGCATGATTCAACAGTTTGTTGCCGGTATGGACTCGTGTGGTCAATTCTGGCAAATGGTGAAGAGATGCTGGAAGCAGTTCCTTCCTGTATTTACAAATGCAGGAAATAAACTTACAAGGAACAGCTTCCAGGATCTCTTCACCATTGGATGGAGTCCAGCTGGAAGTAACAGACGTGAAGAAGAGGAAGCCACCATCTTTCAGTGGGAATGGTGGCTTATggccattcagg AGCAAGAGGTGGACAACACGTTTGAAGAGCTGCTGGTCTTCATAACTGGGGCTGACTTACTTCCACCACTGGGGTTCCCACAGTCCTGCAACATAGACTTTTACGATCAGGAGCCGGGGATGCGGCGCATCCCATACGCATCAACGTGCAGCTTATCCCTGTATCTTCCAAGAGGTGTTGCAGATGAAGATCAATTTAAAGATCTTATGAACGATGCATTAAAAGGATCCCTTGGATTTGGAAAGGTGTAG